In Streptomyces sp. NBC_00513, the sequence AACCGCCACCCGGTCGGCCCACACCAGGGCCGGGACGGTCGCGAGGCCGATCACCGTGAGAGTGCGGACCGGCCGCGCCGCCTTGATCGCGGCCCGGACGCGATCCCAGTCCACCGCGTGCGCGTTGGTCGGGTCCAGCTCCGGAATGTGGTCGAAGTTCTCCGGCAGAGTCATATCAAAACCCCCCAATACGGGAGGTGCGGAGCCGGAGCTCCGAGGGGCTAGCGTGGGACACGGCGGTCACCTTTCACGAGGCGTGCTGCTACGGAGCCCCGCCCGCGATCTGTGGAAGGTGATCGGGCGGGGCGCTGTGTGACGTACGGACCAGCTCCAAGCGAGTACGACGGTACTACACTGTGTACCTCAGTGCCACACCCTTGTAGCATCAAGTCCCCAGGGCAAGTTCGAACTTGACCCGCCGTCACCAACAGCAGGAGCGACCGCCATGGACCCCACCGAAATCGGCTACCTAGACATCACCGACCACTACCGCCGGCTGATCGCCGACCGGCAGATCACCGACGGCGCGCGGCTGCCCTCGGTGCGCGACATCGCCACCGAGTGGGGCGTGGCCACCAAGACCGCGCAGCGGGCCCTGAAGGCCCTCTCGATGGAGGGCTACGCCTCTGCGGTGCGTGGACTCGGCTACGCGGCGACCTTCCGCCCCCACGACTTCGCGACCCTGCGCGTACGCGTGAACGGCTCCCGCGAACGCGGGGAGGCGTATGCCCCCGGCGACGAACAGCGCATCCTGTCCGCGAAGCTGACGCCCGCCGGCGGCGCGGTCTCCGAAGTCCTCGGGATCGAGCCGACCGACCTCGCGGTGCTCCGAACCGGGAGCGTGACCCGGGCGGGTCGGGTCATCCGGATGTCACACTCCTGGTTCCCCGCCGAACTCGCCGATCTCGTCCCGGAACTGCTGACCACCGAGTCCACCCCGCCCGGCAACGTCGCCCGGATCGAGGCAGCGACTGGCCGCAGGACCGAACTCACCGCCGACCACTTCACCGTGGACCTCACCGCCCTCCAGCACGTCCAGGGTTTCGGGGTCGCCCAGGGGACACCGGTCCTCGTACGCACCACGGTCCGCCACGACGGGCAGGGCGTCATCGAGTACGGAACCACCTGGTTCCCTCGCAACGTGGTCCTCGCCGTCGAGTACAACGAGGTGGCCGGCAACTGAACCCAGACCGCTTCAACACCCTTCAGCCCCCGCCGGAGTTCGGCGGGGGCTGCGTCGTATCGCTCGGGTCGACTGTGGGGCGCCTACCGTCAAATGGCATGCGCGGCCGGCTGGGACGGCGGCTGCGGGCGCGCTCGGATCAGCAAAAGCGGCCGGCGGCGGGAGGGGTGGGGTCGGGGGCCGTCCGTCACCTCTCAGCGACCCCGGACTCTGGCCGGGCGCCGTACCCCCGCCGTCACGGATGCGGGCGCGTGAGGCGCACGACCGCCCCGTCTCGGGCTGGCGGGGAGCTATCAGCTGCCGCGATGCGGATCCGCCGTCAATCTCGCTCCGCTCGTGACAGGTCCGTCGTGGGCGCGGGTTCGGGTGCGGGCCGTCTCACCAGAGGCCACTACCCCCCTTCCGCCGGCCCTTGCCGACAGCCTCGGCACGAGCCGCCAACGCCCTCGCGAGCCCGGACGAGTCAGGGTCCACAGCCGGCGGGGCCGGCGGCGCGGGCGGGGCCAGCTCGAAGTCACCGCCCGCCGGCTCCTGGTGGTGGTCGACGTCCACCGACGTCCGCTCGATCGCCGTCGCGAGGAAGAGCGCCGCCTGCATCTCGCGGGGCGCCGGCACCGGCACCGGCGAGGCCGCCGGCGCGCGGTCCCGCTTCATCGGCAGGCCCAGGCGCTCAGCCT encodes:
- a CDS encoding GntR family transcriptional regulator, with the protein product MDPTEIGYLDITDHYRRLIADRQITDGARLPSVRDIATEWGVATKTAQRALKALSMEGYASAVRGLGYAATFRPHDFATLRVRVNGSRERGEAYAPGDEQRILSAKLTPAGGAVSEVLGIEPTDLAVLRTGSVTRAGRVIRMSHSWFPAELADLVPELLTTESTPPGNVARIEAATGRRTELTADHFTVDLTALQHVQGFGVAQGTPVLVRTTVRHDGQGVIEYGTTWFPRNVVLAVEYNEVAGN